GCAATACGAAGCCAAATACCACGACTACCTGCAAAGTCAGATTGGAAATCCGGAAGGAGAAGATATCCCCAACAAAAAATACTACGATCCCCGCAAATGGCTGCGTGCCGGAGAAGAATCCATGCGCGACCGTTTAAAACAGGCTTTTGAAGATTTAAATTGTCTGAACAGATATTAAAATAAAAACCAAAGGCGCAAAACGGTTCGTTTTGCGCCTTTTTCATTCTCATGCTAAACTACCCGCCCAAAATATTGCTGGCCTTTGGTGAAACTTTTTCCGAAACAGACGGTGTTTTTCACCAATGGCTTTTACAAAACGGATATCCGGAACTGGCTGCCCTGAGCAGTGCCATTCGCGGGAGCTACGAAGCAGCCGACTGGCTTTTAAAAAACAAATATCCGCATTTTGCCGCGCTTGACGGAGCCATCGACAAGCAGCCCAAAGCATACGCCTGGCTCCGAAAACATCATTTCGATTTTCTGGTGATTTTTGCTGATGCCGTTAACCAACACCCGGCTGCCGAACAGTGGCTACGCAACAACGACCTTCCCATTTTTTTACGTTTGTCTGATAAAATACGACAATACCGCGACAATCAGACATTTAACTACCACAAACTGCATTTTTAACCCATCCCCTTTTTGATAAAAAGGAAACCCGGACGCCCTGCTTTCCGTAAAAGGAAGAAAAATCAGGACAATGGATCTTATTGCTTACCTGTCAGAAAGATACTACGGACAAAAAAAAGAACCCACAGGAACCGGTCCGTACATCACCCTCTCGCGCGAAACAGGATGTAATGCCACCGGACTGGCTGCCGCGCTGGTAAAAACTTTCCGGAAAAACGGCCAACACTGGCACTTTGTTAACAAAGAGATTCTGGATAAATCAGCAGAGAAACTGCATCTTGACCGGCGACGGCTCGAGCACGAATTTCTTCTCTCCAAAAGCAGCATAATGGATGATGTCATCAAAGCCATGTCGTTACGCTATTTTAAAAACGACAAAAAGATCCGGGATACTATTTCGGAAATCATCCGCTATGAAGCACAAAAAGGACATGCCATTATTGTCGGGCGGGCCGGTGTGGTATCCACACAAGGAATTCCCAACGGACTAAACATCCGTCTGGTAGCTCCATTGTCGTGGCGTATCCGGTCACTGGCAAAACGAAAGCTGCTATCGGAAAAAGAAGCCCGGGAATACATTGAAGAAATGGACAGGAAAAGAAATTTTTTTCTGGAACAATTTTCCGGAAAACCGGTTTCCGAGATTTATTTCGACCTGACCATTAACCTGGCTACTTTTTCTGAACAGGAAGTTATCCGGATCATTATGAATACACTGGAAATAAAAGGAATCCTGTAATACCGATTACTCATCAAAATGCACTTTTAGCGCAGTGTAAAAACCAATCGGCGTAAATTACTTTTTCCAGGCTTTGGCAATCAAACCGGTACCGGTTTGATGCGTTCCTTTTACATCAAGATAGTTGAGTATCAAAACAAAAGGAA
The sequence above is drawn from the Candidatus Sulfidibacterium hydrothermale genome and encodes:
- a CDS encoding cytidylate kinase-like family protein, with protein sequence MDLIAYLSERYYGQKKEPTGTGPYITLSRETGCNATGLAAALVKTFRKNGQHWHFVNKEILDKSAEKLHLDRRRLEHEFLLSKSSIMDDVIKAMSLRYFKNDKKIRDTISEIIRYEAQKGHAIIVGRAGVVSTQGIPNGLNIRLVAPLSWRIRSLAKRKLLSEKEAREYIEEMDRKRNFFLEQFSGKPVSEIYFDLTINLATFSEQEVIRIIMNTLEIKGIL